The Methanocalculus natronophilus genome includes a window with the following:
- the twy1 gene encoding 4-demethylwyosine synthase TYW1, producing MRLKACDALRKQGYLFLSNESTASVKPCMWSKRALRGGNMCYKHQFYGIESHRCIQMTPTLRCNQQCLFCWRSMEHEMNDDRELAPEEIVSGIKKLHRKGLAGYKPHPDVTEARWQAATDHPNQVAISLSGEPTCYSHLPRLVDSLKEEGYTVFVVSNGTRPWVVADLFPTQLYISLDAPDEETYALLCRPKGGYWEQVLESLSYLSSRRSAIRTTVVKGLNDHSPGQYGKIIADSNPAFVEIKGYMYLGYSRSRLAMEQMPDHAYVRSFAEKVARAAGYRIRDESPVSRVVCLEEDL from the coding sequence ATGCGCTTGAAAGCATGTGATGCCCTGCGGAAGCAGGGATACCTCTTCCTCTCAAATGAATCAACCGCATCCGTGAAGCCCTGCATGTGGAGCAAACGGGCGCTTCGGGGCGGCAATATGTGCTATAAACACCAGTTTTACGGCATCGAGAGCCATCGGTGCATCCAGATGACGCCGACACTCCGCTGCAACCAGCAATGTCTCTTCTGCTGGCGTTCGATGGAGCATGAGATGAATGATGATCGCGAACTCGCCCCGGAGGAGATCGTCTCAGGGATCAAAAAACTTCACCGGAAAGGGCTTGCAGGCTATAAACCCCATCCCGACGTGACTGAAGCGCGGTGGCAGGCAGCAACCGATCACCCGAACCAGGTGGCAATCTCGCTCTCAGGTGAACCGACATGCTATTCACACCTGCCCCGGCTTGTTGATTCCCTGAAAGAGGAAGGCTATACCGTTTTTGTGGTCTCTAACGGCACACGCCCATGGGTGGTAGCTGATCTGTTCCCAACCCAGCTCTATATCTCGCTGGATGCACCGGATGAGGAGACCTATGCGCTTCTTTGCCGCCCAAAGGGTGGTTACTGGGAGCAGGTGCTGGAGAGCCTCTCGTATCTTTCATCCCGGAGATCAGCGATCAGGACGACTGTTGTGAAGGGGTTGAATGATCACTCGCCAGGGCAGTACGGGAAGATCATCGCAGATTCAAACCCGGCATTCGTTGAGATCAAAGGATATATGTATCTTGGATACAGTCGAAGCAGATTAGCAATGGAGCAGATGCCTGACCACGCCTATGTCCGGTCTTTTGCAGAGAAGGTAGCCCGTGCCGCCGGGTACCGTATCCGTGACGAGAGCCCGGTCTCACGGGTTGTCTGCCTTGAGGAGGATCTATGA
- a CDS encoding DEAD/DEAH box helicase: MTASLLRTLTDRFGAIDCALYTTKLPGREAAYTDTPDRLNPRLKEYLHTQKISIYTHQAETYEALAAGWDCILATKTASGKTLAFALPIFDRLMCDPDATALLLYPTKALARDQLATFREIDAAIGAGTRPAVYDGDTPRSARPGIRASSRIIISNMHEIHHILPWRKQWADFFGELSFIVIDEAHRYRGVFGSHIAQLIRRLRRVLAFYDADPAFILATATLGNPEEFGSALIGRSCRLISNDGSPQNGRTILFYNPYARDPAASLIQETADLFALSLGEGHQTICFSPSRRLAEVIALRARDGYAHDPRLRADILAYRAGYLPEERREIEVAMKSGRLRGIVTTNALELGIDIGTLDTVVMAGYPGTTLSFWQQAGRAGRSGSDSLVAMVARYDPIDQYYMHHPDRFFNTAYEHAAIDLENPIALSGHLLCAAAELPVSNGDSSYFGPHTADYLASLADEGLIARTGKGYVYAGPARATELVSLTGSGSGGYRITLNGRLIETMDESQAYREAYPGAILLHQGESYIVRSVDRRDHQIRVEQTDLDYHTRPLMRKDVSVDRIIKSASHAGIQLLFAGVTVTEDLYGFRIVRYDRVIGSSEVDAPPLSFPTQGLLIGVDEEMLAGYGITNPDGALHAAEHALIAAMPGVVLCDRYDIGGLSTSSHPAAAGPAVIIYDGYLGGAGLAAKAYDLIGSIIALAGEIVTECRCIDGCPACIFSPKCGNDNQPLDKEGAKVLLRLLLLILQQPCSPPS, encoded by the coding sequence GTGACTGCTTCTCTTCTGAGGACCCTCACAGACCGGTTTGGTGCGATTGATTGCGCGCTGTATACCACGAAGCTCCCCGGACGGGAGGCAGCATATACAGATACCCCCGACAGGCTCAATCCACGTCTCAAAGAGTATCTTCATACACAAAAGATCTCCATATACACCCACCAGGCAGAAACGTACGAAGCATTGGCTGCAGGTTGGGATTGTATCCTGGCAACAAAAACAGCATCCGGAAAGACACTGGCATTTGCACTCCCAATCTTTGACCGGCTCATGTGTGATCCGGATGCAACGGCACTCCTTCTGTACCCGACAAAAGCACTTGCCCGCGACCAGCTTGCCACATTCAGGGAGATTGATGCAGCCATAGGCGCAGGCACACGGCCTGCTGTCTATGACGGGGATACGCCCCGTTCTGCCCGTCCCGGCATCAGGGCATCATCCCGGATCATCATCTCGAATATGCACGAGATCCACCATATTCTCCCCTGGCGGAAACAGTGGGCTGATTTCTTTGGTGAACTCTCCTTCATCGTCATCGATGAGGCACACCGGTACCGGGGAGTCTTCGGGTCGCATATCGCCCAGCTGATCCGCCGCCTGAGACGTGTCCTCGCGTTCTATGATGCAGATCCGGCCTTCATCCTTGCAACAGCAACCCTCGGCAATCCCGAAGAGTTCGGATCCGCTCTTATTGGCCGCTCCTGCCGGCTCATCAGTAATGACGGCTCCCCGCAGAACGGGCGGACAATCCTCTTCTATAATCCATATGCCCGCGACCCCGCGGCCTCCCTTATCCAGGAGACAGCAGATCTCTTCGCACTCTCGCTTGGGGAAGGCCACCAGACGATCTGCTTCTCACCATCCAGACGGCTTGCAGAGGTGATTGCTCTGCGGGCAAGGGATGGGTATGCTCATGATCCCAGGCTCAGAGCCGATATCCTGGCATACCGGGCAGGGTATCTTCCGGAAGAGCGACGGGAGATTGAGGTTGCCATGAAGAGCGGAAGACTGAGAGGGATCGTCACCACGAATGCGCTCGAGCTCGGGATTGATATCGGGACACTTGATACGGTTGTGATGGCGGGATACCCCGGCACCACTCTCTCCTTCTGGCAGCAGGCCGGGCGGGCAGGGAGGAGCGGATCTGACAGTCTCGTTGCCATGGTTGCACGGTATGATCCAATCGACCAGTACTACATGCACCATCCGGACCGCTTCTTCAATACCGCATATGAACATGCCGCAATCGACCTTGAAAACCCCATTGCCCTCTCCGGCCATCTCCTCTGTGCGGCAGCGGAACTGCCGGTCTCCAATGGTGACAGCAGCTACTTTGGCCCGCATACAGCAGACTATCTTGCATCGCTTGCAGACGAGGGGCTGATTGCACGCACCGGGAAGGGATATGTCTATGCAGGGCCTGCACGGGCAACTGAACTGGTATCGTTGACAGGATCAGGTTCCGGCGGATACCGGATCACGCTGAACGGGAGGCTTATTGAGACGATGGACGAGTCGCAGGCGTATCGTGAGGCTTATCCGGGCGCAATCCTCCTCCACCAGGGGGAGAGTTATATTGTCAGGTCAGTTGACCGGAGAGACCATCAGATCCGGGTTGAGCAGACCGATCTGGACTACCATACACGGCCACTGATGAGAAAAGACGTCAGCGTTGACCGGATCATCAAATCAGCCTCTCATGCTGGCATTCAGCTCCTGTTTGCAGGAGTGACCGTCACCGAAGATCTGTATGGGTTTCGGATCGTCAGGTACGACCGCGTGATCGGTTCTTCCGAGGTGGATGCCCCGCCGCTCTCGTTTCCGACACAGGGGCTTCTGATTGGCGTTGATGAGGAGATGCTGGCAGGTTACGGAATTACAAATCCCGATGGCGCCCTCCATGCAGCCGAACATGCGCTGATCGCAGCAATGCCCGGTGTCGTCCTCTGTGACAGGTATGATATCGGCGGGCTCTCGACATCAAGTCATCCGGCAGCAGCGGGGCCTGCCGTCATCATCTATGACGGGTATCTCGGGGGTGCCGGGCTCGCGGCAAAGGCCTATGATCTCATCGGTTCGATCATTGCCCTTGCCGGGGAAATTGTCACGGAATGCCGGTGCATCGACGGCTGCCCCGCCTGCATCTTCTCGCCGAAATGCGGCAACGACAACCAGCCCCTTGACAAGGAGGGTGCAAAGGTGCTGCTTCGGTTGCTTTTGCTTATTCTGCAACAACCCTGCTCTCCACCGTCATGA
- the sepS gene encoding O-phosphoserine--tRNA ligase, producing MRFDAEEFRKRAKEDFEGAWHDGVRVLSTPPVSRQYPRYTYRRARPHPVYDTIQRLRQAYLAMGFDEAMNPVIVEEQEVYRQFGPEAMAVLDRVFYLGGLPRPNVGIARKQIEGIESIIGSTVSKETEDALRNTLHAYKKGDVDGDDLTHALSLVLDIDDAMVVHILDAVFPEFRELAPECSRSTLRSHMTSGWFMSLGESADRLPHPIRLFSIDRCFRREQEEGPTRLMSYHSASCIVAGEEVTLDEGMAVAEGLLSAFGFTDFEFRPDEKRSKYYMPGTQTEVYARHPVHDWVEVATFGIYSPSALGEYGVGVPVMNLGLGVERLAMIIHHADDVRKLSYGQFYPPGLTDHDLARFVRVREEPVTETGRVLAKTIAAVATAHAADPSPCSFPVWSGEISGTAIDVSVTEPEENSRLLGPACGNEIFIHDGAILGVPDTEKFASVRANGIATGIRFVDSVSLLAAARIEEAARCGEGTTVQVKMAKLPSDVNIRIEEHAMRYVTDNQKKIDLRGPIFMTVESRVVAE from the coding sequence ATGAGATTTGATGCAGAAGAGTTTAGAAAACGTGCAAAAGAGGATTTTGAAGGGGCCTGGCATGACGGTGTCAGGGTACTCTCCACCCCGCCAGTATCCCGCCAGTATCCCCGGTATACGTACAGGCGCGCCCGCCCGCACCCTGTCTATGACACCATCCAGCGCCTCAGGCAGGCATACCTTGCCATGGGCTTTGACGAGGCGATGAACCCGGTTATCGTTGAGGAACAGGAGGTATACCGGCAGTTTGGGCCCGAAGCGATGGCGGTACTGGACCGGGTCTTCTATCTTGGTGGCCTGCCCCGCCCCAATGTCGGGATCGCACGGAAGCAGATTGAGGGGATCGAGAGTATAATTGGATCCACTGTCAGCAAAGAGACCGAAGATGCACTCAGAAACACCCTGCATGCCTATAAGAAAGGTGATGTGGATGGCGACGATCTCACCCACGCGCTGTCTCTTGTCCTCGATATCGATGATGCGATGGTTGTCCATATCCTGGATGCGGTCTTCCCTGAGTTCCGGGAACTTGCGCCTGAATGTTCCCGCTCCACCCTCAGATCCCACATGACGTCCGGGTGGTTCATGTCGCTTGGCGAATCTGCCGACCGGCTGCCCCACCCGATCCGGCTCTTCTCGATTGACCGGTGTTTCCGGAGGGAACAGGAGGAAGGCCCGACACGGCTGATGAGCTACCATTCCGCATCCTGCATCGTTGCAGGCGAGGAAGTAACTCTTGATGAGGGAATGGCTGTTGCCGAAGGCCTGCTCTCAGCCTTCGGGTTCACCGACTTTGAGTTCCGGCCTGATGAGAAGCGTTCAAAATACTATATGCCGGGTACCCAGACCGAGGTGTATGCCCGCCACCCGGTGCATGACTGGGTGGAGGTCGCTACCTTTGGGATTTACTCCCCGTCTGCACTTGGCGAGTACGGGGTCGGTGTTCCGGTGATGAACCTGGGTCTTGGCGTTGAGCGGCTTGCAATGATCATCCACCATGCAGATGATGTCAGGAAACTCAGCTACGGCCAGTTCTATCCACCCGGATTAACAGATCATGATCTTGCCCGTTTTGTCCGGGTGCGTGAGGAACCGGTCACAGAAACCGGACGGGTGCTGGCAAAAACAATCGCAGCAGTCGCAACAGCTCATGCAGCAGATCCCTCGCCCTGCTCATTTCCGGTCTGGTCAGGTGAGATTTCGGGAACGGCAATTGATGTCTCTGTCACCGAACCTGAAGAGAACTCCAGACTGCTTGGCCCCGCCTGCGGAAACGAGATCTTCATCCATGACGGTGCAATTCTCGGAGTGCCCGATACAGAGAAGTTTGCATCTGTCAGGGCAAACGGTATAGCAACCGGCATCCGGTTTGTCGATTCGGTCTCGCTCCTCGCAGCTGCCCGGATCGAGGAGGCAGCCCGGTGCGGGGAAGGCACAACCGTGCAGGTGAAGATGGCAAAACTCCCATCTGATGTGAATATTCGCATCGAGGAGCACGCGATGCGCTACGTGACGGATAACCAGAAGAAGATCGATCTCCGGGGCCCGATCTTCATGACGGTGGAGAGCAGGGTTGTTGCAGAATAA
- a CDS encoding ribonuclease H-like domain-containing protein — protein sequence MGRTAWAFQDAGSFWRQRISATPEYPVIEHDNRFRANLARSPVYASTYQACKREREALLNAYEGIDLPECLAGTEISTKEGTCYVIRDRPRFSGFAPDTIPVYDHLIRRLRLVPGIGPVRERMLKEKGCRTIRDLLYIRRFRHYADEVLKILDAGDPKEIRALIRSRFGPADIDMILASTLIPKETFVFLDIETLGVFSRPVFLIGSAVITGEHIQLSQFLARDIDEELPALLAWEQSLPRDAVIISYNGRSFDVPYLADRFAFYGHDRQSPDQQIDLLHITRRVLGMDLPDCRLGTVEEKILGIARESDLPGAMVPESYDIYRRTKNPGPLIPVINHNRQDVLSLVSLYSHYREMTA from the coding sequence ATGGGACGAACTGCTTGGGCGTTTCAGGATGCGGGTTCGTTCTGGCGGCAGAGGATCAGCGCTACACCGGAATACCCGGTGATTGAGCATGATAATCGCTTCCGGGCAAATCTTGCACGTTCACCCGTCTATGCTTCAACATACCAGGCCTGTAAACGAGAACGGGAGGCGCTCCTGAACGCATATGAGGGGATTGACCTTCCGGAGTGTCTTGCAGGAACTGAGATCTCAACAAAAGAGGGAACCTGCTATGTGATCAGAGACAGACCCAGGTTTTCCGGGTTTGCCCCCGATACAATCCCGGTATATGATCATCTCATCCGCCGTCTCAGGCTTGTTCCGGGTATCGGACCTGTCCGCGAGAGGATGCTGAAAGAGAAGGGATGCAGAACCATCCGCGACCTCCTCTATATACGACGGTTCCGGCATTATGCAGACGAGGTTCTCAAAATCCTTGATGCCGGGGATCCAAAAGAGATTCGGGCTTTGATTCGTTCACGGTTTGGACCAGCAGATATCGATATGATCCTCGCATCCACGCTCATCCCAAAAGAGACCTTTGTCTTCCTTGATATTGAGACACTCGGCGTCTTCTCCCGGCCCGTCTTTCTGATCGGATCAGCAGTTATCACCGGAGAGCACATACAGCTCAGCCAGTTTCTTGCCAGGGATATCGATGAAGAGCTGCCCGCACTCCTCGCATGGGAACAGTCCCTTCCACGGGATGCTGTGATCATCAGTTATAACGGACGATCATTTGATGTACCGTACCTTGCTGACCGGTTCGCCTTCTATGGTCATGACCGCCAATCTCCGGATCAGCAGATCGATCTCCTCCATATCACGCGAAGAGTGCTTGGGATGGACCTCCCGGACTGCCGGCTCGGAACCGTCGAAGAGAAGATCCTCGGTATCGCCAGGGAATCAGATCTCCCCGGTGCAATGGTTCCGGAATCCTATGATATCTACCGGCGGACAAAGAATCCGGGACCTCTTATCCCGGTCATAAATCATAACCGGCAGGATGTCCTCTCTCTTGTCTCTCTCTACAGCCATTACCGGGAGATGACGGCGTGA
- a CDS encoding TIGR01458 family HAD-type hydrolase, with the protein MKVDALLLDIDGVLVVGDQTVPGAPEAIRWLIDQGIPYRYISNSTQRSRKEIAERLRKAGVTISIDQLQTPVVAALSLLEEEGITTCRLLMTESARSEFLDAGITDTGEGVDAVIIGDAGEGFTYQVLNAAFREIHDGALPIALERDRYWMAADGLSLAAGPFVAALEYATGKTARILGKPSPDAFRAACSQMGSSPGSTAMIGDDIRSDVGGAQDAGLLGVLVQTGKYTDRVLEESGIQPDMILPSIADLRALFV; encoded by the coding sequence ATGAAGGTAGACGCACTCTTACTTGATATTGATGGTGTACTCGTGGTTGGCGACCAAACCGTTCCCGGTGCACCTGAAGCGATCCGGTGGCTCATTGATCAGGGGATTCCCTACCGCTATATCTCAAACTCCACGCAACGAAGCAGAAAAGAGATTGCTGAGCGGCTCAGGAAAGCCGGCGTCACGATCTCCATTGATCAGCTCCAGACACCAGTTGTTGCAGCCCTCAGTCTCCTCGAAGAGGAAGGTATCACGACATGCCGCCTCCTGATGACCGAATCTGCCCGATCAGAGTTTCTTGATGCAGGCATCACCGATACCGGGGAAGGCGTGGACGCAGTCATCATCGGGGATGCCGGGGAGGGATTTACCTACCAGGTGCTCAATGCCGCGTTTCGTGAGATCCATGATGGCGCACTGCCAATTGCTCTCGAACGGGACAGGTACTGGATGGCAGCAGACGGTCTCAGCCTCGCAGCCGGCCCGTTTGTCGCAGCACTTGAGTATGCAACAGGAAAGACCGCCCGTATCTTGGGAAAACCCTCTCCCGATGCCTTCCGTGCTGCCTGTTCCCAAATGGGAAGCAGTCCCGGATCGACTGCGATGATAGGTGATGATATCAGGTCAGATGTCGGTGGTGCACAGGATGCCGGTCTTCTCGGGGTGCTCGTGCAGACAGGCAAATATACTGATCGTGTCCTGGAGGAGTCAGGGATTCAACCGGATATGATTCTGCCTTCAATAGCAGATCTGAGGGCATTATTCGTGTGA
- the argS gene encoding arginine--tRNA ligase, which translates to MFSETADLIGRVLKACTGEHDPLLVDGGDHADLASTVAFALAKKEKRPPAQVAADLLGRLKGNSELKGISISAAGPYLNFVFGPEYVSSSVEMARKPGYGSGEKKHQRVSIEHTSANPNGPLHVGHIRNTVIGDTLARAFRKAGYPLEVQYYLNDMGRQIAIVVFGLSTLGIERKPDEKGDHFTARVYVQANRAIEADASINIRVEELMKGIEQGDPSADQEFREAVDCCTEGIRETLLHLNADHDRYVRESTFVRIGDMQRVLDLLSRQDEAENDGGLFALDLSSSGFEKKYVLRRADGTSVYAARDLAYHIWKNANYDRVIDVLGADHKLIGSQLQATLRLIGERPPEILHFEFVSLPEGAMSTRSGTFISADDLISEVTQRAFEEVTKRRPDLPQDERQAIARSVAVGAIRYDIIRVSPEKSTVFDWKQALDFERQSAPYIQYAHARASSILAKAGSFADVYTYDDPHEIALAKALARFPVVLDTVVTDLRPHLLATYIRDLADLFNSFYRFVPVLKAEGERRDARLCLVDATRNTLREALETLGIDALESM; encoded by the coding sequence ATGTTTTCTGAAACTGCTGACCTGATTGGACGCGTGCTGAAAGCATGCACAGGAGAGCATGATCCTCTCCTTGTTGACGGGGGCGACCATGCTGATCTTGCATCCACGGTTGCGTTCGCACTTGCAAAAAAGGAGAAGAGACCGCCTGCACAGGTGGCAGCAGACCTTCTTGGGCGCCTGAAAGGCAATTCTGAACTAAAAGGCATTAGTATCTCTGCAGCAGGACCATACCTGAATTTTGTCTTTGGCCCGGAGTATGTCAGTTCTTCAGTCGAAATGGCGAGAAAACCCGGGTATGGGAGTGGAGAAAAAAAGCACCAGCGGGTTTCAATAGAACATACAAGTGCAAATCCAAACGGCCCTCTCCATGTTGGCCATATCCGGAATACGGTTATCGGCGACACGCTTGCACGCGCCTTCAGGAAGGCCGGCTATCCGCTTGAGGTCCAGTATTATCTCAATGATATGGGCCGCCAGATAGCAATCGTCGTCTTTGGTCTCTCCACACTTGGGATCGAGAGGAAGCCCGATGAGAAGGGTGACCATTTTACTGCCAGGGTGTATGTACAGGCCAACCGGGCGATTGAAGCAGACGCTTCGATCAACATACGGGTTGAAGAGCTGATGAAGGGAATCGAACAGGGGGATCCCTCTGCCGATCAGGAGTTCCGGGAGGCAGTTGACTGCTGCACTGAAGGAATCAGGGAGACCCTGCTCCACCTCAATGCCGATCATGACCGGTATGTCCGTGAAAGCACGTTTGTCAGGATCGGTGATATGCAGCGGGTACTGGATCTCCTCTCCCGGCAGGATGAAGCAGAAAATGATGGCGGTCTTTTCGCACTTGATCTCTCTTCGTCTGGGTTTGAGAAGAAGTATGTTCTCAGGCGTGCTGATGGGACAAGCGTCTATGCAGCCCGTGATCTTGCCTATCATATCTGGAAAAATGCAAATTATGACCGGGTCATTGATGTCCTCGGAGCCGATCATAAGCTGATCGGATCCCAGCTCCAGGCCACACTGCGCCTGATCGGGGAGCGGCCGCCAGAAATTCTTCATTTCGAGTTTGTATCCCTGCCTGAAGGGGCAATGAGCACACGTTCGGGGACATTTATCTCAGCAGATGATCTGATCAGTGAAGTGACGCAGAGGGCTTTTGAGGAGGTGACGAAACGTCGTCCGGATCTTCCTCAGGATGAACGGCAGGCGATCGCACGATCTGTTGCAGTCGGTGCAATCCGGTACGATATCATCCGGGTGTCGCCTGAGAAGAGCACTGTCTTTGACTGGAAACAGGCGCTCGACTTTGAACGGCAGAGCGCGCCGTATATCCAGTATGCCCACGCACGTGCATCTTCAATCCTGGCAAAAGCAGGATCATTTGCCGACGTCTATACCTACGATGATCCCCACGAGATAGCACTGGCAAAAGCTCTTGCGCGTTTCCCTGTGGTTCTTGATACCGTGGTAACAGATCTCCGCCCTCATCTTCTCGCAACATATATCCGGGATCTTGCTGATCTCTTCAATTCATTCTACAGGTTTGTCCCTGTTCTGAAGGCAGAAGGAGAGAGGAGGGATGCCCGCCTCTGTCTGGTTGACGCAACCAGAAATACCCTCAGGGAAGCATTAGAGACTCTTGGTATCGATGCGCTTGAAAGCATGTGA